From the genome of Manduca sexta isolate Smith_Timp_Sample1 unplaced genomic scaffold, JHU_Msex_v1.0 HiC_scaffold_1047, whole genome shotgun sequence:
ACATTTTCTAAACTTATATTGCACTTTTACGCTCAACATAGCCTGTATTTACAACATATACATCCAAAACCGGCACACCACCTAAAGTATTCGTAATTTGCATTGGGTAAGCGGACCGTAACCTTAAGTGTAAGGCAATAAGGATCACTTACGGCGATATTGGCCTCGGCGGCGAGGTCGTGGTCGGTCCATATGTCGAACAGGTCGGTGAAGGCGCGCGGCTCGAGGCCGGCGACCACCACGCGCACGTCGTGGTTGGTCGCGCGACGGTCGCTGGTCGTCCTGGTTGCGCTGGTCGCGGTGGTCGCTGGACACGCGCACGTACTCGAGCTGCCGAGCCGAGCGCCGCCGCGCGCAGAGCTTGCCACCGCGCCGCGAACGCGCCCACACCTGCAACCAAACACATAGGTATCGTTAAAAACAACAAATCGATTGAGCTGGTGACTTAGATCATGGTAAATTAGATAATATAAACGTCCAATAAAGCTTTTatgtccaataaaaataaattttaaattaaatagagttttattatacaataaattgtaaatttttttgccTGAACCCATGGATTGACAACAATGTGGTTGCGATTTTTTGAACTTACCAGTGTTAATCTCCGCGGACTCCAGCTCCCCGTCTTCGCCCCGAGGCCACCATCCTTGCCACAGCCACACGTTTTTGCCGTCGTCCAACAGGAATAAAGCtgtgaatacaaaataaaaattaatactgcACTAAGCCGAaccatttacataaatattaatgttttaaaaatgttataatccTTACCAGGTTGCGAAGCCGAATACAACTCCTTTTGTTCAAAAGGGAAGGGTGTCACCAGATGTTCGTGCCGCAGCGGCGACAACACCTCGTTGGCTTCGAACTGACCGCTGAGGTCCGTGAAGTGGAATAGCCGAGGCGTCACGTCGCCGCCCGACTCCTTGCCGCCGCTCATCACCGAGTTGTACGACTGCTTGTTCGCGACGCCCAACGCTTCCAGCACCTCTTTGGGCTCCTCGCCCTCCCTCACTTCGGTGATCTTCCAATCACCGCTGTATAAGTAGTTCGTTTTCCTAGCGATCATTTTGTTCGCCAACTCTATCGCTACGTTCTTCGTGTGCTTGAGGCTTCGGGAGCCGTGCCAGATGTAAAGGCATCCTTTCTCCGTATCGACTAGAAGCATCGAGCCGCGGCTGCGTAGTTGACGCACGGAACACGGAACCTGCACTAAGTACGCCTCGTTGGACACGTTACCGCGAGTGACGAACAACCTGTATCGACTTTTGTCGACGTCCCGCTTGCCCTGATGGATGACCAAGTTGCCCTGGAAGAGATTGAGGAAGGCGGGCGGTTCGTTGCCCTGGGCGACGCGCACTTGTGGCCCCTTTTCCTTGTCCAACTCGACCGTGAGCAACGCAGCGGCGCTTCTTTCTCGTTGGACGTCGCATCTTTCCCCTGCCAGCAGAAGTATGCGCACCGATCTCGACCCGTCACGTTGTGTTTCGAAGGCTTTCCGTTCAACTCTCGACCAGACACTGTAATTTGGTACTCCCATCGAATAATGTAGCTGTCGCCGGAGAAGAATTCTCCGACTTCAGGCTCACTATCGACTTTCTGATAATCGTATTCGCGTATTTCCCATTTGCACACGGATTTCGTGTTGATATCGTAGTGTCTCATGTTTTCTTTGTCGTAGTAATGCGTGCCGCGGCCTAAATGGGACCCTTCTAAGACCAGATCAGGTTCCTGGTACTCATTGGACCACATCTCCTCCGCATCACAGGGTTTGATCTCAATGGAGTTGGTTTTATTCTCTTGCGTTTTCACCTTTATGACTCTGGTATAATCGGGCCAGTCGAGGAATTTCTCTTGAACAATATGGATTCCATGTGCTGTGTGACTTTGGACAAAATGGCCCATTCGGGTCGAGTTTTGGACACTTTGGTCGGCGCGTCGGAGTCCACCCTGGCGCCTTGGTACATGGCAGCGTTCAACGGGTTGATATGACACTCCTCATAGTTGTAACCCTCATCGAAGAGCTCCTGGGCCAACTGTGCCGCTCGTCGTCGGCTCTCGAGCGGCACATTCTTGCCGTACCAAATGTACATTTCTGAACCGAAGTCGAAAACTATCACTTTCGATTGGTTGAGCATGGCGATCTTTGGTACTTGGCCCCAATATTCTTTGATTGGCACCAACTCGTCGTCGAGGACCTCGTAGCACATGTTGGTTTGGACGATGCACGACTCGAATATCTCATCTTCGTCCGCGTGACCGGTTTCAATCGGTTTGTAGTTCTCAACTTCCTCTGTTACGCCAAGTAGTGACCAAAATTGGATCCAATGTTTGTTGGTGTAGTTCTTGACTTGCTCGTCGATGGACCGGCTCCACGAGTATTGTCTGTAAAATGCCAACgcataaatatagtttatgaAACCCAacagtacttataatatatatgaagaaaaattacataaaaaatatatatatatatttttttattatttccatggCCTAAACGATTGATCCTATTACACGAAAAAGTCATGTGGTATAACTAtcaattgctttaaaatatcctgaaatgaaaataaaactaaccaTTAACTAAGCCGCAATatctctaattaaaaaaataaatcctgcTAGTCAATAAAGCCTATTATTGTGCAGCTAACCGCTCTCACCTGCACTCGCCTCCTACCCTTGACGTGCAGCAGCATGAGCGGCTTGGTGCCGTGCGCGGAGacgggcgcggcggcgctgcGCAGCGCCACGTTGGAGAAGTCCTCCTTGCTCGCCAACGCTGCCAGGGCTTCTGCTGCCAGGCCTACGTTAGCTGTCACTAGAAACGATGTGGCCATTAATTATcagaatattttacttataattataatttttatccgtGATGGTTCACAACTGGCtgatctagttgtaaacgtaaATCCTTGAGGTAAAAATGCCTTCTTAGTTCGTCATTTTGTCTCGCTTTgttatggagggaagtggacatttgttatttctaactcctccctatctttcacACTATAGGGTAGtagactttttttaaatacatctatcaaaaatttatttcatccaaattttaTCGGAAAAAAGCTTCAAAATTCATGCAGTAATAAATGTCATAAAGCTTTGTTTGatggaaagggaagctgtcaaattacagtaatagtgaaatgtgacgtcacccagtatCACCAACCATAACGTTAcatgagtgagaaaaggacagcgcgataaccccaccacgctCCCAATTTTGcttacaacaatatttcaaatattaataactgcaTTTTTccaccaattttgatgctgatttcaaaGAAGAATatctttttcataattttctgttACATGTAAAATTAACTAAATCAAACAACTAAATCAAACTGCCTTATTATGACTGTTCTGTTTACCTTTCTCCTTGATCAACTGCTCCCGTATGTTGGTGGAGGGCGGCGGCACGTACTCCTCGCGTATGTCGGCGCGGGCCGCGAGTGCCTTGAGCGGTGTTGCGCGAGGCCGCGTGGCGCCGCTCGCGTCGGGCGCGACGGCTCCACTCGCTCGCGAGCCTGCCACGACACATAAAACATAGCGTCACaactatcgatatatatgttctacatactagatttggcgtactgaaaattcactgtgttcaattgaattgaactgcagtccattcaaactgactttagcatggtcaatattgacagcttgtggttgtgtacggcgTGGCGCTCATGATACAAGAACTCGAGTGTAAATCTGGATTTACACTCGCGTTTTAgtcaaataagtgaaattatttgttatttaagtgaataaataggttataacagtgacgttttggttgccattttagttcagattttgaagaaatagtttatatggacgttcgtgtctatagaatatacgtcaatggtcaCCATTTtaagggataggcagaagtACAACATCCACGTTTCTCTATGTTAGGGCCCAGGTAATCATTTACGGATAATACCAAAATATGGGCTGATACTAATAAAAGTCCAATAACGCATTTACCCGAACCGAGATTCGGACCCGAAATCTCAACAACAACGTAAAGCTGATTATAATGAATTAAGTAATTTACCAATGAATATACTCTATTAATTCTATtctataaatgcaaaatatgcATCACTCAGCATCCCACAagagaacaataaaaattacatttgattGCAGTCAATTGTTTTGTACCTCACAACTAGCCACTTGACACATCTTTAATAACAACTTCCCTGTATGACTATTTATAGAAACCACGCgagattatatttatacttatattggTGTATTGCAAATGTAtaggaaatatattaaacttttaaaatttatattgtattgtatcagCCCATAatgtcccaatgctgggcaaAGGCCCCCCTAAGATTCTTCCATAAATTCTATGCTATAACCCGTCTATAAAAAGAtgaatagtaaagaaattaatattgtctTCCATAAAAGGTCAACTTGCATAActacttatacatataacaatgtattaataattaaaattatctaacaagaatattatttaaacgctGGAAAGATATTCATTCAGTTAGCTTTCCTAACATActttacaagaaaatatttacatttaacatgatacaaataaaactcACAACTGCCTAGATCCACTGTCGATGGCGTCCAGATCGACCTCCACGCCTTCAGAGATCTCTTCTTGCTGCTGAAGAGGCGCGAAGAAGGCTTGGAATGTCTCGTCGTCGGCGCGCGGCACTCGCACCGGACA
Proteins encoded in this window:
- the LOC119188510 gene encoding LOW QUALITY PROTEIN: supervillin-like (The sequence of the model RefSeq protein was modified relative to this genomic sequence to represent the inferred CDS: inserted 1 base in 1 codon; deleted 3 bases in 2 codons; substituted 1 base at 1 genomic stop codon) yields the protein HLNHSKKILNDTNIVNNDNIVKDPVIKKTDAPIIKKAEESIIQNEEDPIKKSVKPIIKKLEESIITKPGENPLHKRLQKQSGIPAGINFGSLIGELKSKTRNASNGGLKPVFKKFDAESDAVDSVQDTLNSVGDDKKKVHIDENELGSNILADRRNKLETAAQGWRKRVPQNDATLFTVAGRLERDKVTTNVATPPLTPPNVASPMAVASPGIPPPNTFRSRKQPSSPTKNGFPSGPLRSASYAVVSAAAEPKPRDPRPDRDSFKRSHSVSESISRVDESMXFLRVNLSFKHTPNLVCRTYISIVVTLCFMCRGRLASEWSRRARRERRHAASRNPLKALAARADIREEYVPPPSTNIREQLIKEKVTANVGLAAEALAALASKEDFSNVALRSAAAPVSAHGTKPLMLLHVKGRRRVQVRAVSCTIIGFIDYRSIDEQVKNYTNKHWIQFWSLLGVTEEVENYKPIETGHADEDEIFESCIVQTNMCYEVLDDELVPIKEYWGQVPKIAMLNQSKVIVFDFGSEMYIWYGKNVPLESRRRAAQLAQELFDEGYNYEECHINPLNAAMYQGARVDSDAPTKVSKTRPEWAILSKVTQHMESILFXEKFLDWPDYTRVIKVKTQENKTNSIEIKPCDAEEMWSNEYQEPDLVLEGSHLGRGTHYYDKENMRHYDINTKSVCKWEIREYDYQKVDSEPEVGEFFSGDSYIIRWEYQITVSGRELNGKPSKHNVTGRDRCAYFCWQGKDATSNEKSAAALLTVELDKEKGPQVRVAQGNEPPAFLNLFQGNLVIHQGKRDVDKSRYRLFVTRGNVSNEAYLVQVPCSVRQLRSRGSMLLVDTEKGCLYIWHGSRSLKHTKNVAIELANKMIARKTNYLYSGDWKITEVREGEEPKEVLEALGVANKQSYNSVMSGGKESGGDVTPRLFHFTDLSGQFEANEVLSPLRHEHLVTPFPFEQKELYSASQPALFLLDDGKNVWLWQGWWPRGEDGELESAEINTGVGAFAARWQALRAAALGSAARVRARVQRPPRPDVRVVVAGLEPRAFTDLFDIWTDHDLAAEANIATGHKAGAVTSGAGELSRMRGAGALLPLAALQRRPLPDHVDPHHLEKHLSEQDFLEAFGMTKEDFSVLPAWKQTNLKKDVGLF